The sequence GGATCGGAATAAACAACTGATCCGATACTGCTATCAAGGATATATTTATAACCATTCTCTTTAGCTACAGCTGCAATGGCTTTGTTTGCCTTTTCGTAAATTGGTTTCGAAAGTTCATCGTTCTTCTTTTGAAGATCTGTTTGTGCCTGTGCCTGGAAATCCTGGATACGTTTTTGCAGATCCTGCAACTCCTTTTCCTTTGTTTGTTTGATCAGATCCGACATTGCTGCTGCCTGCTTCTGGTAATCTTCGTACTTGCTTTGCAATTCTCCCGACATGATCTTCACCTGCTCCTCTAATTTATTGTAGTATTCAGTTCCCTTTTGTCGCGCATCTTTTGACTCAGGCATCGAATTTATTAATGAATCAAGACGAATATGTCCGATCTTTTGGGCGTGAATGTTCGTTCCGATAAGCATTGCAACCAGTGCAACGAAAGCTAACTTTAATGTTTTGTTCATTTTAGTTTGGTTTATAATTTATTATTTACTTTTTATTGGTACTTTTTACTTCATCTTTTTTGGTTCCGCCTTTGTAACCCATCGACTCAAGTACCTCTTCGCTTTTATCGTATTTAGGATTAGTATACAGCATCGTCAATTCGCTTGATTTATCAAAGATAACAGCAAACGTTTGTTTCTGAGCAATTTCTTTTACCGCATTGTAAACCTTATCCTGGATCGGCTTTACCAGCTCCTGGCGTTTTTTGAACAGGTCGCCATCAACCCCAAAATGCTGTTTTTGCAAATCTTTCACCTCTTTCTCTTTCCCCACTATCTCCGCTTCTCTCTTTTTCTTCATATCCTCTGTGAGCAATATTTGTTCAGCCTGATAAGCTTTATAAAGCTTATCTATCTCGGCATATTTTGCCTCGATCTCTTTTTGCCAGTTCACCGACGTTTTATCTAATTCAGCCTGTGCCTGTTTATATTCAGGAATGTTAGCCAGTATATACTCTGTATCAACATACGCAAATTTCTGGGCAAGGGCAGCTGTTGTTGTTGCAACAATAAGTACTGCCGAAATAATTATCTTTTTCATATTAAATTTTGTTTTATGCCCCGGCACAAACCGAAGCGAAATTAAAAAATTTAATCAAACAACATGCCATAAGTTTAAAGCTCACCCAAATAACCGCCGATAGTAAAGTGAAACTGTCCCTGATACAAGCCTGTAAGAGGGTTACGCCCGGAGGTTGGAAATGCGCTTTGATCGAAACCCCATGCATAGTCAAAACCAAGTAAACCAAACATGGGCAGGAAGATCCGAATACCAACGCCGGCTGATCTTTTCACATTAAACGGGTTAAATTCCTTAAAATTAGCCCAGGAGTTACCGGCCTCAGCAAAAGCAAGTGCATATAAGGTTGCGCTCGGATTTAATGAGATTGGATAACGCAATTCGGCCGTGTATTTACATATAGTGGCAGATCCTTTCAAATAGCCTTCTGAACCGCTGTATACGCTTTTATCTTCATATCCGCGTAAAGCAATAATTTCATTGCCATTAAGCAAATTGAAGCCTGTTAAACCACTGCCGCCAAGAAAAAACCGTTCGAACGGAGGTATTCCGACCGCAGAATTATACGAACCAAGGAATCCGAAACCGGCCTTTGTGTATAACACCAGATTTCGGGCATCTTTTCCTTCCGCGGCTCGTTTGTTTGTCAACGAGGTGTACCAGGCGGCTGTAAATTTAACCTTTTGATACTCGAGGAACTTATACTTTTCCCGGGAAGTCATTCCCGCGTAATTCAAATTATTAAAAAGCGAATAAGGCGGTGTAAGCTGAGTTGTTAATGTAATGTTTGATCCCCGTCTCGCGAAGATCGGCGCATCCACTGAGTTCCGTGAAAGACTTCCTTTCAAACTGATATTATTTATAAATCCGTTACTAAACGACACATTGGTCAGGTAATTATTCAGATTATAATACTGGTAACTCACTTCCCCATAGAGATTAAAAAAATCATCGGGCCATTTTAAACGCGTACCCATACCAATTGAACCGCCTAACATTTGTAATTGCTGCAAAAGCAGACTCTCTTTTCCCACACCATTTGTTATGTTGGAATGAAAAAGGCTCATTGTTAAAGAAGTAGGTTTTTTCCCACCAAGCCAGGGTTCAGTAAATGAAAAATTATACGATTGGTAACCTACTCCGTACGATTGCGCCCGTAAACTTAAACGCTGTCCATCACCTGATGGCAAAGGTCTCCAGGCACTTCCATTCCACATATTACGTGCAGAAAAATTGGTAAATGATACACCCAACGTGCCCACTATCCGGCCTGCTCCAAAACCTCCCGAAAGTTCAAGTTGATCTGAAGGTTTTTCTTCAACCACGTATTCAATATCTACCGTTCCGTTCTGCGGATTAGGCGTAGGATTAACCGAAAGTTTTTCGGGATTAAAATAGCCAAGCGTTGACAACTCACGCTGGCTCCGGATAATATCAACGCGTCTGAACAAGAGACCAGGCTTGGTGCGTATTTCACGCATAATAACCTGATCGTTGGTTTTGGTATTCCCAACTACGGTAACTTTATTGATTATGGCCTGTTTGCCTTCATAAATGCGCATTTCAAGATCAATTGAATCATGTTCAGAAAGTATCTCTACAGGATTTAACTGAAAAAACAGGTAGCCGTCATCCATATATAAAGAACTCACATCTCCTCCGTTGGGATTCATATATAACTTCGCGTCCATCTGGCTCTGATCAAAAACATCACCTTTTTTTATGCCCAAAACGCTGTTCAATTCCTTTGATGAATACTTGGTGTTACCCACCCAGGTAATATTGCGGAAATAATATTTGCGGCCTTCATCGATCCACATTTCTATATTCACATGGTTCGCATCAAAACGATAAACAGTATCTCTGACAATGTGCGCATCACGGTACCCTTTGGCATTATACTTGGCAATAATACCCGGTTTGTCTTTTTCAAAATTTTCTTCGAGGTACTTACCAGAATTAAATACATTATACCATTTTTTCTCCTTGGTTTCTTTTAAGGCCTTTTTAAGTTTACGTTCATTAAGAACACTTGTGCCATGAAAAATAATTTTTTTCACCCGGATGCGCTGCCCTTTATTAATATTGAAATACAAAACCACACTGTTAGCCAATGTACTATCCCGCTCGTCCTGTTTAACATTAACGGTTACGTTCATATAACCTTTGTTAATAAAGAAGCTTTTAATGGTTGAAACACTTGATGCGATCAGGTATTCTGTAATAACCTTGCCTTTCACAAGTTTTACTTTTGCACGAAGGTCATCGGCCTCTGATTTACTTACACCTTTTAACTGAAACTTGGAGAGCCGGGGGCGCTCCACTACAAAAATATTGATGAAAATATTGTTGCCCTGTCGTTTAGCGACCTCGATCTTAATGTCCTCGAAAAGTCCCTGTTTCCAAAGGTTTTCAATGGCCTTCGCAAACTTATCGCCCGGCACTATCACTTTCTCTCCAATCGAGAGACCTGTAAGTAAGGTTAGAACACGTTTATCAAAATGCTCAGCTCCCTTAAATTCTATGCCGCCCAACTCGTATTCTTTGGGATTGGCATAATCAATTTTAGAGGAATCGGATAATTCTATCTGTGAGAAGGCGCAAAGAGGAGCAAATAAAATCAAAAAAGCCAGTCGCTTCATTTTCAATGCAAAATAGGTATTCAAAGATGCTGTTTTATACTTTAAAAGATATCCTGTTAACTATTTTTAACAATTGCCTTATCCTAAAGCCATGTTAAGGATAAGGAGGATCATTTAAACAAGCTGTTCACTTGTTTTACCGAACCGGCGTTCACGGCTTTGGTAATCAACAATTGCTTCAAACAGATCTTCTTTCCTGAAATCAGGCCATAACTTATCCGTAAAATATAATTCGGCGTATGAAAGCTGCCAGAGCAAAAAGTTGCTGATGCGATGCTCGCCGCTTGTACGGATCATCAATTCGGGTTCCGGAAACCCGGCAGTACATAAATGACTTTCAAACACTTTTTCTGAAATATCAGCGGCCGAAATTTTTTTCTTTTCAACATCCATCGCTATTTGCTTTACCGCATTTATTATTTCCCAACGTGAACTATAACTTAATGCCAAAACAAGATTCATTCGTTTATTAGAAGCGGTAGCTTTCATCGCCTCCTTCAACTCATCAAGACAATCAGGAGGCAAACTTGCAAGATCGCCGATAGCTTGCAAACGAATACCATTCTCATTTAGTGTTTTTACTTCATTATTTATCGTACTTACCAGCAATTGCATAAGGGCCATTACTTCCTCTTTAGGACGGTTCCAATTTTCGGTAGAAAAAGCATACAGCGTAAGATACTGAACACCAATTTCTGCTGCCGCCTCAACAGCCTCCCGAACAGAGGTGACACCATGCTGATGACCCACGACCCGATGTTCGCCACGCTGTTTGGCCCAGCGACCATTGCCATCCATTATAATGGCAATATGCTTAGGCAGCTTAGTGATATCTATTTTTTCTTTAAAACTCAATTCCCTTTTGTTGTTGGCCTGAAAACAACAAGTCATATCTGACTTTTCAGCCCGCAAAACTACGGAATATTTGTTAATGCCACAGGATGCTTTTGGGGAAGAACCGTTATTTCTGCACCCCGGCACAAGGTGCCTCTTTTTGAGGTAAAGTGAAGCTAAGTATTATTCCTGTAAACGAATACCAATCCTGATTTTTTGAATCGCCACGCTGGCGACCAATATTGCTGATGTTGGGATCTTTATTGAGTGTACGATCGGACAAAACTATTGCTTCAGGGCTATTTAATGCCGCTGCATCAGGATAGGTGGTGCTGACATCATCAATATAATCGGTAAATGCTTTCCGCATTCCCCATTCAAAACCGATCCCAACATGACGGCCAATGCTCCAACGAAAACCAAGTCCAAATGGAATGATCACCTGGGTCAGCTTATATCTTTTGCTTCCGGGTTTGGCTGCGGTGCCTTGCCCCTCTGTAGATAGCTGGCGAAGATCATACTTGTCCGAACCAATTTTAGCCTGAGGATTAAAATGAAAACCTCCAATACCAATAAAAATATAAGGGCTGAAAAATTCATCTGTCCCGATCTTGAATGGATAAAAATTAAATTCGGCCTGCCCCGAACCTTCTATGATCAACGATTCAAAACTAAGGTTACGCTGACGCTGAACGGCGGAATTACTATTGGCATCACTGGCATGTACTTTTCCAACCCATGCATTGGCCCGCAATGCAAAACGCGAATTAATATTATAACGAAAACCTAAACCACCGGCCGGATCCTGATACATAAAGTGACCCGTTTGATTCAGATCGCCAATATAATAGGCCATACCGCCGTAAAGGCACAATTCCTTACTTCCAGAATCTCTTTTTTTGGTAAATCCCTGGGCATTGAGTCCCTGAAATGAGATATAAAAAAATAATAAGCAGA is a genomic window of Bacteroidota bacterium containing:
- a CDS encoding OmpH family outer membrane protein, encoding MNKTLKLAFVALVAMLIGTNIHAQKIGHIRLDSLINSMPESKDARQKGTEYYNKLEEQVKIMSGELQSKYEDYQKQAAAMSDLIKQTKEKELQDLQKRIQDFQAQAQTDLQKKNDELSKPIYEKANKAIAAVAKENGYKYILDSSIGSVVYSDPADDVMTLVMKKLGISATPAPVKQTPAPTGK
- a CDS encoding OmpH family outer membrane protein, translating into MKKIIISAVLIVATTTAALAQKFAYVDTEYILANIPEYKQAQAELDKTSVNWQKEIEAKYAEIDKLYKAYQAEQILLTEDMKKKREAEIVGKEKEVKDLQKQHFGVDGDLFKKRQELVKPIQDKVYNAVKEIAQKQTFAVIFDKSSELTMLYTNPKYDKSEEVLESMGYKGGTKKDEVKSTNKK
- the bamA gene encoding outer membrane protein assembly factor BamA, with the protein product MNTYFALKMKRLAFLILFAPLCAFSQIELSDSSKIDYANPKEYELGGIEFKGAEHFDKRVLTLLTGLSIGEKVIVPGDKFAKAIENLWKQGLFEDIKIEVAKRQGNNIFINIFVVERPRLSKFQLKGVSKSEADDLRAKVKLVKGKVITEYLIASSVSTIKSFFINKGYMNVTVNVKQDERDSTLANSVVLYFNINKGQRIRVKKIIFHGTSVLNERKLKKALKETKEKKWYNVFNSGKYLEENFEKDKPGIIAKYNAKGYRDAHIVRDTVYRFDANHVNIEMWIDEGRKYYFRNITWVGNTKYSSKELNSVLGIKKGDVFDQSQMDAKLYMNPNGGDVSSLYMDDGYLFFQLNPVEILSEHDSIDLEMRIYEGKQAIINKVTVVGNTKTNDQVIMREIRTKPGLLFRRVDIIRSQRELSTLGYFNPEKLSVNPTPNPQNGTVDIEYVVEEKPSDQLELSGGFGAGRIVGTLGVSFTNFSARNMWNGSAWRPLPSGDGQRLSLRAQSYGVGYQSYNFSFTEPWLGGKKPTSLTMSLFHSNITNGVGKESLLLQQLQMLGGSIGMGTRLKWPDDFFNLYGEVSYQYYNLNNYLTNVSFSNGFINNISLKGSLSRNSVDAPIFARRGSNITLTTQLTPPYSLFNNLNYAGMTSREKYKFLEYQKVKFTAAWYTSLTNKRAAEGKDARNLVLYTKAGFGFLGSYNSAVGIPPFERFFLGGSGLTGFNLLNGNEIIALRGYEDKSVYSGSEGYLKGSATICKYTAELRYPISLNPSATLYALAFAEAGNSWANFKEFNPFNVKRSAGVGIRIFLPMFGLLGFDYAWGFDQSAFPTSGRNPLTGLYQGQFHFTIGGYLGEL
- a CDS encoding isoprenyl transferase translates to MSFKEKIDITKLPKHIAIIMDGNGRWAKQRGEHRVVGHQHGVTSVREAVEAAAEIGVQYLTLYAFSTENWNRPKEEVMALMQLLVSTINNEVKTLNENGIRLQAIGDLASLPPDCLDELKEAMKATASNKRMNLVLALSYSSRWEIINAVKQIAMDVEKKKISAADISEKVFESHLCTAGFPEPELMIRTSGEHRISNFLLWQLSYAELYFTDKLWPDFRKEDLFEAIVDYQSRERRFGKTSEQLV